The sequence below is a genomic window from Ipomoea triloba cultivar NCNSP0323 chromosome 10, ASM357664v1.
TGtggtaaaaattttaattttatatttcaaatctatattgttttaattaaaatgtatgttTTATTACAAACTGATTTCTACTCtactatatactaataagagccaaagagagttaggcctaaaatgggtagaaaaaatgacggtcaaattatttaatcaaatggatggtttagatgagttatttaattaaatagatggttaagataattcagattaatattattaatagagattacttaatttaaccttacttttatgattatccgttaagttttccattaaatattctcttctccgttaatattccgttaacttttaacttacccattaatttctataagaaaggtcttaggttcgaacctcatctcaatcaaatttgacataattaagtttcttagtctattttactctttttaaattaaataaataactagctacaacaaaaaatgatgcatatgtatttctttaatttagaattatgtgtctacaatacctttatttgaaaaaattattcattatcaaaaaattaaattaaataagaaaaaataatttcattagttatattgtctttattttctctcatgcaaagattctttgatattcattacattgtccattatcttatttttacaatatcttgtaattaagtatcaaagttatagtacaaaataatgttatatatttatttaccaagtattttattaatactatgaaaaaaaattaaaataatttgaagctaattatattaactacttggggattgattgacaaagagagtactcaaataacccaacaaattgaagcggaaccgctctattttactcttactgaattaaataaattatagtaGTTACATcaaaaaataatgcatatgtatttctttaataccatgaaaaaaataaaaaagaatagtttgaaaccaatcatattaactacttgggagatttgttgacaatgaaagtactcaaataacccattacccagcaaattgaagcattgatatactttcaaatatttatttaaatataaacattgggcattaactcattcgcgcaatgcgcgtataaaactagtaatatatatgtatgatacAAATTTTACCTctattttaagaatttaaatgtaaaattttaattttctaatcaatttgagtgaaatttctcacttttctttgcatgagaagtgcattgaagtttagattgtttgtgagaagcattcaatcttggtaagctagtgagaagctagtttatccccttaTCTTATTCTTTGTATTCACACacatccaaaaacccaaaaagattACTActactcatattatatactccgtaactaattttatttttgtatcttaattctagtgctagattcctaatactctaattcttagccttgcttaataatctaagggttgagagtattatttgtttgtttggtgaggcatttatagagttgggatctcaaaatccaagagtttacaaggtaagatcctcttttagacacgaaaggttcttgagtgattccttgagtgtacACTTATTGCgagaagcaatccgtgtacctTCTAACATCATCCACTCATACTCATAGTCTCAAACTCATTTTGCTCATTGTTTCACTTCTCTTGCCTTTCTACATAGGAAACCCTAGATTGGAGATCTTCTTTGAATCCTTCCATCCACGACCTGGCCATTAGGTAACAGCCTAACAGGTATATTTTACtgctatttattattattattattattattattattattattattattataattttttcatttttccagaaaattaaagttttatgacttataattataaaagttttttggaaaattttccTTTCCTGACTTCAATCCGTGAACTGTATAATCTGTATACAGTTTTAATCTGTATGAGTTATAATCTGTATCCGAAAATTAAACTGTATAAACTGACTTATAAAGTTTTATGACTTTGATAGTGTATTACAGATTTATAGTTTTAATCTGTATGACTtagttttgcttctttttttttttttttctcagacAATTAAAGTTAAGTAGTTAACTGTAATTTATTTACAGAAAAATTGTTTAtgttcccagaaaattagttaaTGTTTCCTTtaaattattcttaatattcTTCTCAGTTCATGATCCTAGTTTTTGTGAGAAATGTAAAACACTAATGTCTTTGGATGAATGTAGGGCTGCAAATGAGccgagccgctcggtcaaagctcgactCGGGCTCAGTCAAAGTTGAGTTTGAGtcgagctcgagcggctcgtttaacAATTGAGCCGAACTCGAGCACTAATGCCataggctcgtggctcgacgaATCGCTCGCGAgccatgtataatataatataatataatatataatatatatatatatatatatatatatataatatatatatatatatatatatatatactattaaaaattataaatttaaaatactaaaaaaatttctcaaaaaaaaaaatactaaaaatttaacaattaaaattgTAACCCTAAGTAATATTCCCCTCGGCTTCTCCTACGCAATCGACGACCGCCGAACCAGCACCGCCTCCGCTCCGTCTTCGCCCACCGCCGGCGCCCGAACCAGCACCACCTCCCCTCCGCCTTCGCCCACCGTCAGCGGTCGAACCAGCACCACGCCTCCACCTCCCCTCCGCCTTCGCCCACCGCTTGCCGCCGAAGCAGCCTCGCGAGTCGCGACCCTCGCCGGTAATAAGAACCTGCCTTCCTTCCTTCTACTTTTCCTACTATTTTATACtgtattttatcatattatatcAGATTATTAGTGTATCAGATTTTATCAGATTCCTTCTACTTTTCCTAATAAGAACCTGCCTTCCTTCATTGCGAGTAATTTCAGATTATTAgtctatttatactattttatAATGTATAGCTATGTTTAATGTTCCCTGTAAAAACCAGCCAAGTAAGAACCAGCAGTGTATAGCTATGTTTAATGTTCTCTGTATAGCTATGTTTAATGTTCATTGTATAGCCAAGTAAGAACCAACAATGTTTTATGTTCTATGTTTGCATCTGTTCATTAAATTGATACCAACAACATTTCTTGTAAATCAATGTTCATTTCTGGATCATATCCTACTTAGCTAATCTAATTGCTGTCCTTTATAGTTGGGTTTCAGCAAAACATATTATGTTTCCTGGCCAATTGCAATCCCTAGAGTAGCAGAGTATGTGCATTTGTCCACACACTGATCTAGCTTATTATGAATGAAGGATTGTTTAACCCTGAAGGCATGGCCACCTATTCTATCCTGTTCACTTTTTCAGATTTTTGTTTAGATTTATCTGCATGAACCTCTCCCACCTCTGTAAATGTCATGAATTTTGTGTGGACCTATGGGGCAGTATGGGGTCAATGTAACAATTCGATACCAATAACAGTGCTCTCTTTCATTAATCTtgttaaacaaaagagaatcatCAAGTATGTTTAACAATATGATGCCAATAAAAGTGTACATTGATAtatcaatattataaaatttatctatAAATGGGGATATATTATGCTGTCAAAGGAAATATTTCCCACCATCACCTGTGTGTTGTGTGTTGTGGATTGTGTATAGCTATGTGAATATAATGAACTATGGAGTGTGTGTAGCTATatatgtgaatataatgaattgTGGATTGTGTATAGCTATGTGAATATAATGAACTATGGAGTGTTCTCTAgttgattttgttattgttttttattaggCATGTCAACACTCAACAGGGAATTCATCTGTCCCGCAAAATCCACATACTTTAAATAGTGTTGTTGGTGAAAGCAATGAAACTATTAATGAAGTATTGAATTGGTTATCATTTACAAGCAGTAGGTCATATTGTCTTAGAAGTTAGCATTGTTGATTGTACCTATTCCATAAAGAATATGTACTTTCTATTCTATAAATATTTAGTCAAGCTATGTACTAGATttatattactttaattataaCCTATCCCTCATCGCTTTCATTTACAggaaatttgtttgaagaaACTGCTACATAATATATCATTGAACTTTGAATAAGGGGTGAGGAAACACCTAAAAACAGAACAAGCTTTCCTTGTAAATTTTAGCAAAGATGCGCTTAGTTCCTCTTCATCTCTTAAATGCCACCATTCATGCCGCTAAGCACCAGCCAAAAATTTTAGCATCATGTGCCCTTTTCTCTTCAACCTTGCATAGTTGTCTAGAGACACAAGATAAACACGAAGGACAGCGACAAACATGCCAACATATAGAGAAACAGAAACAAGAGCCCTCAATTTGGTCTGCAGCTCGAATCCAGAAATTGATTGCTTCACAATCGGATCCACTACTGTCCAAAGAAATCTTTGATTTGTTATCTCGCCAGCCGAATTTCAAGCATTCTTATGCTGCATTCCACACCCTCATCATTAAACTTGGCCGTGCTCGCCACTTTTCACTCATGCAGTCCGTCCTATACTCTCTAAAGTCCCAACAGTTTTCCATTTCCCCATCGCTATTCTCAAACATCATCCAGATCTACGGTGATGCTGGACTTCCTGACAAAGCCCTCAAAACCTTTTACACAATCCTGGAGTTCAACATGAAACCTCGTCCTAAACATCTCAACCAAATTCTTGAAATCCTTGTTGCTCATCAATATTTTATTCGGCCTGCACTTGACCTCTTCAAATCTGCTCATCGGTATGGAGTCTCACCCAACACCAAATCTTATAACATCCTGATGCAAGTTTTATGTTTGAATGATGATTTAAGCATTGCCTACTCACTGTTTAATCAAATGTTTAAAAGAGATGTTTTGCCAGATGTGGAGTCATATAGAATCATGATGCAAGGGTTGTGTAGAAAGAGTCAAGTGAATAAAGCTGTTGATTTGCTGGAGGATATGCTTAATAAAGGGTTCATTCCAGATACTTTAAGCTACACCACTTTGTTAAATAGCTTGTGTAGGAAGAAGCAGCTTAGGGAGGCTTTTAAACTACTTTGTAGAATGAAGGTGAAAGGTTGCAATCCTGACATAGTTCATTACAATACTGTTATTTTAGGGTTCTGTAGGGAAGGGCGTGCACTTGATGCTTGTAAGGTACTTGAGGACATGCCCGCAAATGGATGCCTACCCAATTTGGTGTCTTATAGAACATTGGTTGGAGGCTTTTGCAGTCAAGGAATGTATGATGAGGCAAAAGGTTATGTGCAGGAGAtgatgtcaaaagggttttctCTACATTTTTCAGTTGTTCATGTATTAGTCAAGGGCTTTTGCAACCTTGGTAAGATTGAGGAAGCATGTGGAGTGGTGGAGGTGTTGTTGAAGCACCAGAACATTGTGCATATTGACACTTGGGCTGAAATTATACCTAAGATTTGTGAGGAGGACAATGCTGGGAAGTGGGgtgatattttaaaagaaattaccaAGGTAGAGATAAAGCCTGACTCAAGAATAGTGGATGTTGGTGCTGGTCTTGGTGAATTTTtgatcaataaaattaaaagcagATCAAGTATGATTTGATTGTTTCTTGGAAAAGGAAGTTGATATTTCTTGTGAGAAACCTGTGAAAAACCCCAAGAGATTTGTACTATGTTGTATTTCTCTTTGCAAGCTTATAACTCAAAGCAGCACTCCTCAATCCCTGTTCTTTTTGTCTAGCTGCTGACTTCCCAGTTTTTACTCGAGTTCTTAAAGTGTAGCCCTTGAAGCTATGAAGTCTTGACCCTATGAAGTTTCATTGTCCAGAATGAAGTTAAATGTCATTTGCAATCATTGTTGCCATTTCAAACAGTTGTGGAGAATGGGACATCAGAACACTTAGATTTAAGATGATATTTTTGGAGATGGATGGATGTTTGTCACTCT
It includes:
- the LOC116031752 gene encoding pentatricopeptide repeat-containing protein At4g01400, mitochondrial-like codes for the protein MRLVPLHLLNATIHAAKHQPKILASCALFSSTLHSCLETQDKHEGQRQTCQHIEKQKQEPSIWSAARIQKLIASQSDPLLSKEIFDLLSRQPNFKHSYAAFHTLIIKLGRARHFSLMQSVLYSLKSQQFSISPSLFSNIIQIYGDAGLPDKALKTFYTILEFNMKPRPKHLNQILEILVAHQYFIRPALDLFKSAHRYGVSPNTKSYNILMQVLCLNDDLSIAYSLFNQMFKRDVLPDVESYRIMMQGLCRKSQVNKAVDLLEDMLNKGFIPDTLSYTTLLNSLCRKKQLREAFKLLCRMKVKGCNPDIVHYNTVILGFCREGRALDACKVLEDMPANGCLPNLVSYRTLVGGFCSQGMYDEAKGYVQEMMSKGFSLHFSVVHVLVKGFCNLGKIEEACGVVEVLLKHQNIVHIDTWAEIIPKICEEDNAGKWGDILKEITKVEIKPDSRIVDVGAGLGEFLINKIKSRSSMI